In Bactrocera oleae isolate idBacOlea1 chromosome 3, idBacOlea1, whole genome shotgun sequence, a genomic segment contains:
- the Ziz gene encoding dedicator of cytokinesis protein 9 isoform X1, whose translation MSERKFSRVLNSNKAGVAAQLRDSVSQVVRQSTALNKSQVVEPIDFEGFVAKNKMLIQNDPQRELLIYPNDDVSEIVMPRKQRTNTKSIIDRFEPPNEAIICPLHGGTNGSSNGSSSASISRQSSHTNSPKTTQRQFSSQSNANIQNGNLSRKSSQSSSTKIQLSIKSPTSSHESYESALSTACSVGGNLTTNSHSSSSSTLKSNILAQPEEDEDLDGSDGADGMSSNGSGGGTRAECTRFTRQALYTYRAKNHLIHYKYSAYGGTCHDLPKINPPEALIEEVYEIDADQDRIDEQMTRSQADSITKQGYLLKGPDSGSDRMFVNIGNKSFKRRYCYLRQEVDGTYILELHKDEKQGEAKATIVMDFCTEVVQNPKRGRFCFELRMTAGHKSFTLAAENEEEFKDWLSKLSLVLQQNKIQEDKRVASLERAPQPSTSTVIFGTLKGLDQSMNPQLIKYGRETDISIAQARREHRRRLFACYQTTGKATSTDIIDQFREQFGKRIFIACKGLRFRLQCAGTDGLDGENLCQVEPYITSLALYDARNGRKLTESFYFNVNDDTVGDMLPTTPVPNSVSACCVPQRRGDEKDERARSNGGVRVQNSLLENLSGDLLRCGKEHFAHLRQAVFSVTAPHPDIYLVLKVEKILQGSIVQAAEPYLKTGRDPKIALKLHKTARNYAQNIGHYRQPFAWAAKPLFRLYRNELDTENNTFELTTIYRQEANKLKDEELLKLLAEYRKPDKLSKLTVIPGYMKLTIEEVEKVSGSFTKSLVPLANFTFPPKPPTLELTEFQSNCKRDTYPYITFCNHLFVYPQYLQFDSQKFFSRARNITVVVELRDSDEEGSKPLKCIYGRPGHDFLVSQIACPVLHHHTTPTWYEEVKMRLPLGLFPEHHLLFSFYHVSCNLGKKRDANAAFETPIGYAWLPLLQKGRINLEEQAIAVAATLPAGYLSIQPLGLGKGQNCGPEIQWIDNQRLLFGVAFRMDSTVLTADQHLHNFFAHCERLLEGGKTTALPAESETCKILKAAHAVDISTLINFLPTVLNELFTLLVYTQSEEIGLNIIRLLINIIHMLIDEAGRKELLMAYVKYVFHAPYYSQKTSRTVHGELCKYLPTILHPNNTDFLIVNKFMHYSGIFFDLIIKSMAQHLLDTGRIRMLRNERFPKEFPARVESLIKVLTSYLISRYKDLPVETQQLNRSLSQFVRRCLSYMDRGFVFKLIKYYMEQFEPGDQRTLQEFKFDFLAEICQHEHYVPLNLPFVLNPKNRPPEMMLHFTLSEEFCRQHFLAGLLLQQLKHSLNEASAVRRHALRIFKNLLAKHELDDRYQNRGQLSRIALLYVPWLGIVMENTHRIDDMSGVATPNGHVYADSASYTQRLSCSSSYVFGKDTALNSSTSTPRSKNRMTLHIEHPSPLRASVYVRDTMHPGTAPLANGNSESSLNTLNSDSQNSQDTPTLGAVTNGHHVTDLTDVAMRNGHNRSLNLMHGLNSLPRCDKFNTAESKDLLLGFLFVVKHLAQDQMIGWWQNCTETETLAYLSILDLCLVQFRYVGKKHINLADDGKEARAARTAKASTLPARMQPPNAEQAANGNGTAHESGTLNHTQNRENLVEETARSQQALYESNLATEIGMIILDSLGLYAVHFRDKLCDSLVLPQLARVYLRFLQLGQSERLSKHVFAALRAFINNFSPALFKGNATLCGQMVYELLKGCDSRLVAIRHESCAVLYLLMRSNFEYTGRKGLTRVHLQVIISVSQMIGNVIGLNNARFQESLSMINSYANSDKAMKGTGFPMEVKDLTRRVRTVLMATAQMQAHHMDPERLLELQYSLANSYASTPELRHTWLITMARNHEQNGNISEAACCHLHIAALMSEYLRLRGGCNINWGASSFKKISRNIPRDEQGLKLDAGAQDSQYTEQMLLDQLKQCADFLDRAERFECLGDLYKLILPMYERNRSYIELAQSYEHLMQAYNKIVEVNRSGKRMLGRFYRVVFFGMMYFEDDHAVEFVYKEPKLTSLSEISERLSKQYKEKFGEDVVKMIMDSSPVDPNALDPKLAYIQVTHVIPFFSKEELDQRLNEFEQNHDVDTFMYETPFTKSGAARGSVEEQWKRKTVIKTTYSFPYVLKRIPVKSREIIELSPIEVAIDEMQTKVSELEEVILPPADVKKLQLRLQGSVAVTVNAGPLAYAQAFLDPKIVSNFSVDRVEDLKDIFRDFVKVCNTALQLNARMISNDQAEYHNALTENYRKLCQALSELLGEPFQPLDDSVTSGQRNSMALFNAISGASQNSSFGFAVY comes from the exons AACAAATCTCAAGTGGTGGAGCCTATCGATTTTGAGGGCTTTGTTGCGAAAAACAAAATGCTAATACAAAATGATCCACAGCGAGAACTCTTGATATATCCCAATGACGATGTGTCG GAAATCGTCATGCCTCGCAAACAGCGCACAAATACCAAATCAATTATCGACCGGTTCGAACCGCCTAACGAAGCTATCATTTGCCCATTACACGGTGGCACAAATGGCAGTTCTAACGGCTCAAGTAGTGCTTCCATTTCACGCCAGAGTAGTCATACAAATAGTCCCAAGACGACACAACGCCAATTTAGCAGTCAATCCAATGCAAATATACAAAACGGTAATCTCTCGAGAAAAAGCTCACAGAGTTCATCTACAAAAATACAGTTATCCATCAAATCACCAACTTCCTCACACGAATCCTATGAGTCTGCGCTTTCGACTGCATGTTCAGTTGGTGGCAATCTGACTACCAATTCGCATTCATCCTCATCATCAACATTGAAATCGAATATACTCGCACAACCCGAAGAAGATGAGGACTTGGACGGCTCGGATGGTGCGGATGGCATGAGTAGCAATGGCAGTGGTGGCGGTACACGCGCCGAATGTACGCGCTTCACACGTCAAGCGTTGTATACATATCGTGCCAAAAATCATCTCATACATTACAAGTACAGCGCTTACGGTGGCACATGTCATGATTTGCCAAA AATAAATCCACCCGAAGCTTTGATAGAGGAAGTGTATGAGATTGATGCCGATCAGGATCGTATTGACGAGCAAATGACACGATCTCAAGCTGATTCGATAACCAAGCAGGGATACTTGTTGAAGGGTCCCGACTCGGGTTCGGATCGCATGTTTGTCAACATCGGCAATAAATCCTTTAAAAGGAG GTATTGCTATCTGCGCCAGGAAGTGGACGGCACCTACATACTCGAATTACACAAAGATGAGAAGCAAGGTGAGGCTAAAGCAACAATAGTCATGGACTTTTGCACGGAAGTGGTGCAG AATCCAAAACGCGGACGCTTCTGCTTCGAGCTACGCATGACCGCTGGTCATAAATCGTTTACGCTCGCTGCCGAAAACGAAGAAGAATTCAAGGATTGGCTAAGTAAGCTTTCGCTGGTGTTGCAACAAAACAAGATACAGGAGGATAAGCGCGTTGCATCACTGGAGCGCGCACCACAACCTAGCACCAGCACAGTCATCTTCGGCACACTAAAAGGTCTCGATCAGTCCATGAACCCGCAATTGATTAAGTACGGACGTGAAACAGACATTTCAATTGCGCAGGCGCGACGCGAGCATCGCCGACGTCTATTCGCTTGTTACCAAACTACGGGTAAAGCAACAAGCACCGATATCATCGACCAGTTTCGTGAGCAATTCGGCAAACGCATATTTATAGCCTGTAAAGGCTTACGTTTTCGCTTGCAATGCGCTGGCACAGACGGACTCGATGGCGAGAACTTATGCCAAGTGGAACCATACATCACCAGCTTAGCGCTGTATGATGCACGCAACGGACGTAAATTAACCGAATCATTTTATTTCAATGTTAACGATGACACTGTCGGCGATATGCTGCCCACGACGCCAGTGCCAAACTCCGTGTCGGCTTGTTGTGTGCCACAGCGACGCGGTGATGAAAAGGATGAACGCGCGCGCAGCAATGGTGGTGTACGCGTGCAAAACTCGTTGCTGGAGAATCTCTCCGGAGATTTGCTGCGATGCGGCAAAGAACACTTCGCGCACTTGCGTCAGGCAGTATTCTCAGTTACAGCGCCACATCCAGATATCTACTTGGTGCTAAAGGTGGAGAAAATACTGCAAGGTAGTATAGTGCAAGCGGCAGAGCCGTACTTGAAGACTGGACGCGATCCAAAGATCGCATTAAAACTACACAAAACAGCGCGTAATTATGCGCAAAACATAGGGCACTATCGGCAGCCCTTCGCTTGGGCGGCCAAACCGCTCTTTCGACTCTACCGCAACGAATTGGATACGGAGAATAATACGTTTGAATTGACGACCATCTACCGACAGGAGGCGAATAAGTTGAAGGATGAGGAACTGTTGAAATTACTAGCGGAATATCGAAAGCCCGATAAGCTGAGCAAACTCACAGTTATACCGGGTTATATGAAGCTAACCATTGAAGAGGTGGAGAAGGTGTCAG GTTCCTTTACTAAGTCTTTAGTGCCGCTAGCTAACTTCACATTTCCACCCAAACCGCCCACGCTCGAGCTGACCGAATTCCAAAGCAATTGCAAGCGCGACACCTATCCCTACATAACATTCTGCAATCACTTATTTGTCTATCCGCAGTACTTGCAATTCGATAGTCAAAAGTTTTTTTCGCGTGCACGCAACATAACAGTGGTGGTGGAGTTGCGCGACTCAGATGAGGAGGGTAGCAAGCCATTGAAG TGCATTTATGGTCGCCCTGGTCATGATTTCCTAGTCTCGCAAATCGCTTGCCCCGTGCTGCATCACCACACCACACCCACTTGGTATGAGGAGGTGAAAATGCGTCTGCCATTGGGGCTCTTTCCCGAACATCACTTGCTCTTCTCCTTCTACCATGTATCGTGTAATTTGGGCAAGAAACGTGATGCCAATGCAGCTTTTGAAACACCCATCGGTTATGCTTGGTTGCCGTTATTGCAGAAGGGGCGCATCAATCTGGAAGAGCAAGCCATCGCGGTAGCGGCGACACTACCTGCGGGCTATTTGTCGATACAGCCATTGGGCCTGGGCAAAGGG CAGAATTGCGGTCCCGAAATACAATGGATCGACAATCAGCGCTTACTCTTCGGCGTTGCCTTCCGCATGGACTCAACCGTACTGACCGCCGATCAGCATTTGCATAACTTTTTCGCTCACTGCGAAAGGTTGTTGGAGGGCGGCAAAACCACGGCGTTACCCGCTGAATCGGAGACCTGTAAAATACTCAAAGCAGCACATGCGGTCGATATCAGCACGCTGATCAATTTCCTGCCGACCGTATTAAATGAACTGTTCACACTACTCGTGTACACACAGTCGGAGGAGATCGGTTTGAATATCATACGCTTACTGATCAACATCATACACATGCTGATCGATGAGGCCGGTCGCAAAGAGCTACTCATGGCCTATGTTAAGTATGTCTTTCATGCGCCCTACTACAGTCAGAAGACATCGCGTACGGTGCACGGTGAATTGTGCAAATATCTGCCGACCATTTTGCATCCGAACAATACCGATTTTCTGATTGTCAATAAGTTTATGCATTATTCGGGTATATTCTTCGATTTGATTATAAAAAGTATGGCGCAACACCTATTGGATACGGGGCGTATACGTATGCTGCGAAACGAACGATTTCCCAAAGAATTCCCAGCGCGTGTTGAGAGCTTGATAAAGGTGCTGACTTCATATTTGATCTCGCGCTACAAAGATCTGCCTGTAGAGACGCAACAGTTGAATCGTTCGTTGTCGCAATTCGTGCGTCGTTGCCTCAGCTACATGGATCGTGGTTTTGTGTTCAAGTTAATCAAATATTACATGGAACAGTTTGAGCCGGGCGATCAGCGTACGTTACAAGAGTTTAAATTTGATTTCTTAGCTGAGATTTGTCAACACGAACATTATGTGCCGCTCAATTTGCCATTCGTATTGAATCCGAAGAATCGTCCGCCAGAAATGATGCTACACTTTACACTCTCTGAGGAGTTCTGTCGCCAACACTTTCTTGCCGGTTTGCTGTTGCAACAGCTGAAACATAGTCTGAACGAAGCCAGCGCGGTGCGACGGCACGCGCTGCGCATCTTTAAAAATCTGCTCGCCAAGCATGAACTCGACGATCGCTATCAGAATCGTGGACAACTCTCACGCATAGCGCTACTTTATGTGCCCTGGTTGGGTATTGTCATGGAAAATACGCATCGGATCGACGATATGTCTGGCGTGGCAACGCCTAATGGTCACGTCTACGCCGATTCGGCATCATATACACAGCGCTTGTCATGTTCCAGCAGTTATGTGTTCGGCAAAGACACAGCCTTGAATTCGTCAACGTCTACGCCGCGTTCGAAAAATCGCATGACGCTGCATATTGAACATCCGAGTCCACTGCGCGCCTCAGTGTATGTGAGAGATACGATGCATCCAGGTACAGCGCCGCTCGCAAATGGTAACTCGGAGAGTTCGCTAAATACGCTCAATTCCGATTCGCAAAATTCACAAGACACGCCCACTTTAGGCGCTGTCACAAATGGGCACCATGTTACCGACTTGACTGACGTTGCCATGCGCAACGGTCACAACCGCTCGCTTAATCTTATGCACGGTTTGAATAGTTTGCCGCGTTGCGATAAATTCAATACCGCGGAGAGTAAAGATCTCTTGCTCGGTTTTCTATTTGTCGTCAAGCATTTAGCGCAGGATCAAATGATCGGCTGGTGGCAGAATTGTACCGAAACTGAAACGCTGGCTTATCTCAGCATACTGGATTTGTGTCTGGTGCAATTCCGTTACGTGGGTAAAAAGCATATAAATTTAGCGGACGATGGTAAGGAAGCGCGTGCGGCGCGCACCGCAAAGGCCAGTACTTTACCTGCGCGCATGCAGCCGCCAAACGCAGAGCAAGCGGCTAATGGTAATGGCACAGCGCATGAATCAGGTACACTTAATCATACGCAGAATCGTGAAAATCTTGTTGAAGAGACCGCGCGCAGTCAACAGGCGCTTTACGAGTCCAATTTGGCTACCGAAATTGGTATGATCATACTCGATAGTCTCGGCTTGTATGCCGTACATTTTCGTGACAAATTATGTGATAGTCTTGTGTTGCCGCAGCTGGCGCGCGTCTATCTACGTTTCCTGCAGCTGGGCCAGTCAGAAAGACTGTCGAAACATGTGTTTGCCGCTCTGCGCGCGTTCATTAACAATTTCTCACCAGCGCTCTTCAAAGGCAATGCCACGCTATGCGGTCAAATGGTTTATGAGCTGTTGAAGGGTTGCGACAGTCGTCTAGTCGCAATACGCCACGAGTCATGCGCCGTGCTTTATCTGCTGATGCGCAGCAACTTTGAATATACCGGCCGGAAAGGACTCACACGCGTGCATCTACAAGTGATTATCTCCGTTTCACAGATGATCGGCAATGTGATCGGTTTGAATAACGCGCGCTTCCAAGAAAGTCTCTCCATGATTAACAGTTACGCTAATAGCGATAAAGCAATGAAGGGCACCGGTTTCCCAATGGAGGTTAAAGATCTAACGCGTCGCGTGCGTACCGTACTGATGGCCACCGCGCAAATGCAGGCACATCACATGGATCCCGAGCGTTTACTCGAGCTACAGTATTCACTAGCAAACTCTTATGCTTCCACACCCGAACTGCGGCACACCTGGCTCATTACGATGGCGCGCAATCACGAGCAAAATGGTAACATATCGGAGGCGGCTTGCTGCCATCTGCATATCGCTGCGCTTATGTCAGAGTATTTACGCTTACGCGGTGGCTGCAACATCAACTGGGGCGCTTCGTCCTTCAAAAAGATATCGCGTAATATACCGCGTGATGAGCAAGGTTTGAAGTTGGATGCAGGCGCTCAGGATTCGCAATACACCGAGCAGATGTTGTTGGATCAGCTGAAGCAGTGCGCTGATTTTCTCGATCGCGCCGAGCGTTTCGAGTGCTTAGGTGATCTTTATAAACTCATATTGCCAATGTATGAGCGCAATCGTTCGTATATCGAATTGGCGCAATCGTATGAGCATCTTATGCAAGCTTATAATAAAATCGTCGAAGTAAATCGTTCGGGCAAACGTATGCTGGGTCGTTTTTATCGTGTCGTGTTCTTCGGCATG aTGTATTTTGAAGATGATCACGCAGTTGAATTTGTTTACAAGGAACCGAAACTAACCTCACTTAGCGAGATTTCAGAGCGCCTTTCGAAGCAATACAAAGAGAAATTCGGCGAGGATGTGGTCAAGATGATTATGGACTCATCACCG GTGGATCCTAATGCGCTCGATCCCAAATTGGCCTACATCCAAGTCACCCACGTGATACCATTCTTTAGCAAGGAAGAGCTCGATCAGCGCCTAAACGAATTCGAACAAAATCACGATGTCGACACTTTTATGTACGAAACACCATTCACGAAATCCGGTGCAGCGCGTGGCAGCGTCGAGGAGCAATGGAAGCGCAAAACGGTCATCAAAA CCACCTACTCCTTCCCCTATGTGCTGAAACGCATACCGGTAAAATCACGCGAAATCATCGAGCTGAGCCCCATAGAGGTGGCGATCGATGAAATGCAAACGAAGGTTTCAGAACTCGAAGAGGTCATACTGCCGCCCGCCGATGTTAAGAAGCTGCAGTTGCGGCTGCAAGGCAGCGTTGCGGTTACTGTTAATGCCGGTCCACTCGCCTATGCGCAAGCATTTTTGGATCCCAAAATTGTGAGCAATTTTTCGGTAGATCGTGTGGAAGATTTGAAGGATATTTTTAG AGACTTCGTTAAGGTCTGCAATACGGCGCTGCAGTTGAACGCGCGCATGATCAGCAACGATCAAGCCGAATATCACAATGCGCTCACCGAAAATTATCGCAAACTGTGTCAGGCGCTGAGCGAGCTACTCGGTGAGCCGTTTCAACCTTTGGATGATAGCGTCACGAGCGGGCAACGCAATAGCATGGCTTTGTTTAATGCAATCAGTGGCGCTTCGCAAAATTCAA GTTTTGGTTTTGCAGTGtattaa